A stretch of the Myxosarcina sp. GI1 genome encodes the following:
- a CDS encoding lysylphosphatidylglycerol synthase transmembrane domain-containing protein, with product MNLKRFVSIVVSVAILLIIYSQIDLPNLVRVFQNCDRLWMVVSLAMVIPITLFTSWRLQQLMPKSASLGFIEANRLILGASVLNAVLPSKMGDIAKAYFMCDRHNLSATLALAISIFEKACDLLSLLLWCVFGLLLYPNKDSLFWTMTIGVGTGLILGLLLLGSVQFANLFFNLFTAITPKAIGKKLQQMQASWQEMHGYFWSDKKQLLVITTTSIFIWFLHLLQIWLFIIALKAWTPFIVSLALSPLSILAGLLPLTFAGIGTRDAALIYFYQDYFSEATGAALGLLCTSRYFIPALIGLPFLGQMLAALKKAKRLKANG from the coding sequence ATGAATCTCAAACGATTTGTATCTATAGTAGTCAGCGTTGCTATTCTTCTAATTATCTACTCGCAAATAGATTTGCCCAATTTAGTACGGGTATTTCAGAACTGCGATCGCCTGTGGATGGTAGTTAGTTTGGCAATGGTAATTCCGATAACTCTATTTACTTCCTGGCGACTGCAACAGCTAATGCCTAAAAGTGCGAGTTTGGGGTTTATCGAAGCCAATCGCTTGATTTTAGGAGCGAGCGTTTTAAATGCGGTGTTGCCTTCTAAAATGGGGGATATTGCCAAAGCCTATTTTATGTGCGATCGCCACAATCTTAGTGCTACTTTGGCATTAGCCATTTCTATATTTGAAAAAGCCTGCGATCTGCTTTCTTTACTATTGTGGTGCGTGTTTGGTTTACTACTCTATCCTAATAAAGACAGTTTATTTTGGACGATGACTATCGGGGTAGGAACTGGACTAATTTTAGGTTTGTTACTATTAGGTTCGGTGCAGTTTGCCAACTTATTTTTTAATCTTTTTACTGCCATAACTCCCAAAGCAATTGGTAAAAAGCTACAGCAAATGCAGGCTTCCTGGCAAGAAATGCACGGTTATTTTTGGAGCGACAAAAAACAATTATTAGTTATTACCACTACTTCTATTTTTATTTGGTTTTTACATTTATTACAAATTTGGCTATTCATAATCGCTCTCAAAGCCTGGACACCTTTTATTGTCAGCTTGGCTTTGTCTCCGCTATCAATTTTAGCAGGCTTATTACCGCTAACCTTTGCAGGAATTGGTACTCGCGACGCAGCCTTAATTTATTTTTATCAAGATTATTTTAGCGAAGCAACGGGTGCGGCTTTGGGTTTGTTATGTACTTCACGTTACTTTATTCCCGCTCTAATTGGTTTACCTTTTCTGGGTCAAATGTTAGCAGCTTTAAAGAAAGCAAAAAGGTTAAAAGCCAACGGTTAA
- the pyrE gene encoding orotate phosphoribosyltransferase produces the protein MNIDTVETSLLSADRDTLRQTLLDLLVKYAYVEGDFVLSSGAKSSYYINGKQVTLRAEGALVIGRLLFSLLPPDTEAVAGLTLGADPMVTAVSLISAIANRPLPALIIRKQAKGHGTQAYIEGCQLPEKAKVVVLEDVVTTGGSALTAVERLQEAGYQVDKIIALVDREQGGRELYQSKGIDFQAIFSIADIQQHSH, from the coding sequence GTGAATATAGATACAGTGGAAACATCTCTTTTATCTGCCGATCGCGATACTTTACGCCAAACTCTTTTAGATTTACTAGTAAAGTATGCCTATGTTGAAGGTGATTTTGTGCTTTCTTCAGGTGCTAAAAGTTCTTATTATATTAATGGCAAACAAGTTACTCTAAGAGCAGAAGGTGCTTTGGTTATTGGTCGCCTGCTGTTTTCCTTGTTACCGCCAGATACAGAGGCAGTAGCGGGTTTGACTTTGGGAGCAGATCCGATGGTTACTGCCGTTAGTCTGATTTCGGCAATTGCCAATCGTCCGCTTCCCGCTCTGATTATTCGCAAACAAGCCAAAGGACATGGCACCCAAGCTTATATTGAAGGCTGTCAGCTACCAGAGAAAGCCAAAGTAGTTGTTTTAGAAGATGTAGTTACTACGGGAGGTTCGGCTTTGACTGCGGTAGAAAGATTGCAGGAAGCTGGCTATCAAGTAGACAAAATTATTGCTCTAGTAGATCGCGAGCAGGGCGGTAGAGAATTATATCAGTCTAAAGGAATTGATTTTCAAGCTATTTTCTCAATCGCTGATATTCAACAGCATTCTCACTAA